A genomic region of Raphanus sativus cultivar WK10039 chromosome 6, ASM80110v3, whole genome shotgun sequence contains the following coding sequences:
- the LOC130496372 gene encoding indole-3-pyruvate monooxygenase YUCCA6 encodes MDFCWKREMEGKLAHDYLSSTKRHHGKMTSPRRVCVVTGPVIVGAGPSGLATAACLKERNITSVILERSNCIASLWQLKTYDRLHLHLPKQFCELPLVPFPDHFPTYPTKQQFIQYLEDYARRFDIRPEFGQTVESAEFDENLGMWRVTSVGEEGTTEYVCRWLVAATGENAEPVVPRFEGMEKFKATGVVKHTSQYKTGGDFAGKKVLVVGCGNSGMEVCLDLCNFGAQPSLVVRDAVHVLPREMLGTSTFGLSMLLLKWLPIQLVDSFLLAVSRFILGDTTLLGLNRPRIGPLELKNLTGKTPVLDVGTLAKIKTGDIKVCSGIRRLKQHEVEFDNGRMERFDAIILATGYKSNVPSWLKENKMFSKKDGFPMQEFPEGWRGDCGLYAVGFTKRGIFGASMDAKRIAQDIYESSRKSDQPHRHIQVFMARKSDQSCSRVLDG; translated from the exons ATGGATTTTTGTTGGAAGAGAGAGATGGAAGGTAAACTAGCACATGACTACTTGTCGTCCACAAAGCGCCACCACGGCAAGATGACGTCACCACGTCGCGTCTGCGTCGTGACCGGGCCGGTGATCGTCGGGGCAGGACCGTCGGGGCTAGCGACGGCGGCTTGTCTAAAGGAGAGAAACATAACTTCGGTAATACTAGAGAGATCAAACTGCATAGCTTCACTATGGCAGCTCAAGACTTACGACCGGCTCCATCTCCACCTTCCTAAGCAGTTCTGTGAGCTTCCTCTCGTCCCCTTTCCCGACCACTTCCCAACTTATCCGACCAAACAGCAGTTCATCCAATATCTCGAGGACTACGCCCGGAGGTTCGATATACGACCGGAGTTTGGTCAGACGGTTGAGTCGGCAGAGTTTGATGAGAACCTTGGGATGTGGCGCGTGACCAGCGTGGGTGAAGAGGGCACGACGGAATATGTTTGCCGGTGGTTGGTGGCTGCGACGGGGGAGAATGCGGAGCCGGTGGTCCCAAGGTTTGAAGGGATGGAGAAGTTTAAGGCCACGGGGGTGGTTAAGCACACGAGCCAATATAAGACCGGTGGAGATTTTGCTGGGAAAAAGGTTTTGGTCGTGGGATGTGGAAACTCCGGCATGGAGGTTTGTTTGGATCTCTGTAACTTCGGTGCTCAGCCTTCGCTCGTTGTCAGAGACGCG GTGCACGTCCTACCACGAGAGATGTTGGGTACTTCAACTTTTGGCCTGTCCATGTTGTTACTCAAATGGTTGCCCATCCAACTCGTTGACAGTTTCCTCTTGGCTGTTTCCCGGTTCATCCTCGGGGATACCACCCTGTTAGGACTTAACCGACCCCGGATAGGCCCATTAGAGCTCAAAAATCTCACCGGCAAAACTCCAGTTCTCGACGTTGGAACGCTTGCCAAGATCAAAACCGGAGATATCAAG GTGTGTTCcggaataagaaggttaaaacAGCATGAAGTTGAATTCGATAACGGGAGAATGGAGAGATTTGACGCCATAATATTGGCAACTGGCTACAAAAGCAACGTACCCTCTTGGCTAAAG GAGAATAAAATGTTTAGTAAGAAAGATGGATTTCCAATGCAAGAGTTTCCAGAGGGATGGAGAGGGGACTGTGGGCTATATGCAGTTGGATTCACAAAACGTGGGATCTTTGGAGCATCAATGGATGCAAAGAGAATAGCTCAAGACATATACGAGTCTTCAAGAAAATCTGATCAACCCCATAGACATATACAAGTATTCATGGCAAGAAAATCTGACCAATCCTGTAGTAGAGTACTAGACGGTTGA